A section of the Telopea speciosissima isolate NSW1024214 ecotype Mountain lineage chromosome 3, Tspe_v1, whole genome shotgun sequence genome encodes:
- the LOC122655345 gene encoding uncharacterized protein LOC122655345: MASGENHSYNKALLFNGTNYAFWQIRMETFLKALGFDIWMLVKNGYTPAIEPITEPAVEKKKFENDSKANNALLSGLVDSKFVRVMGCEFAKDVWDKLKSVHEGDAKIKEAKLQHYRAQFEGLKMSEKEIVEAYLLRVNETVNSIRAHGEKLKETVVVKRVLRSLPAKYNPKVSAIEEAKDLDTLSLDEVHGSLTAYGMRIGKEKSTKKEAAFKALKNLKIKQESDDEDSEDELIANLCPNKEKHEDEEEEDAQESSRSKKNKKKFFPKRGKTNRRSLISKKNDSSSNEFDDDSDESDEALFMAFTEVTQDTITIASENEEEGEINLEGELLSALSDLKDKRKKTKNLIKQLGEANEMIIQLKVAVEESKKMTEDLMISLSSKNDKCIFLEEQSMLLGAELDELKKVGIVFTTPQTTTFARSNIEIANTHLEVTSCQDMSQSNDLDEILSSQRPTHIKFGLGFEPGNSSKIQNTKGKGIAQVPVKFVQKKHFGTQSRRRMNVKPSKEVDRDILPELLNRGSLLEIDISSMVTAIVVMVMDTG, from the exons ATGGCATCAGGAGAGAATCATTCCTACAACAAGGCTCTACTTTTTAATGGCACGAACTATGCTTTTTGGCAGATTCGTATGGAGACTTTTCTGAAGGCACTTGGTTTTGATATTTGGATGTTAGTAAAAAATGGATATACGCCTGCCATAGAGCCAATAACTGAGCCTGcagttgaaaagaaaaaatttgagAATGACTCAAAGGCCAATAATGCACTATTGAGTGGATTAGTTGATAGCAAGTTTGTCAGAGTAATGGGCTGTGAATTTGCCAAAGATGTGTGGGACAAGCTCAAGAGTGTCCATGAAGGAGATGCAAAAATCAAGGAGGCAAAACTACAGCATTACAGGGCACAGTTTGAAGGGCTGAAAATGTCTGAGAAGGAAATAGTTGAAGCTTACTTGCTGCGAGTTAATGAAACAGTAAATTCAATTAGGGCTCATGGAGAGAAATTGAAGGAAACTGTTGTTGTGAAGAGAGTGCTCAGATCTCTGCCTGCCAAATATAACCCCAAAGTGTCAGCCATAGAAGAAGCCAAAGATCTTGACACTCTCAGTTTGGATGAAGTACATGGATCTCTAACGGCATATGGAATGAGAATTGGCAAAGAAAAATCAACAAAGAAGGAAGCCGCTTTTAAAGCTCTAAAGAATCTGAAAATCAAGCAAGAGTCTGATGATGAGGACTCTGAGGATGAGCTCATTGCAAACTTG TGCCCAAATAAAGAGAAGCatgaggatgaagaagaagaagatgcacaAGAGAGTAGCAGAagcaaaaagaacaaaaagaaattttttccaaagagagggaaaacaAATAGAAGGAGTCTGATTTCCAAGAAAAATGATAGTTCTTCAAATGAAtttgatgatgacagtgatgagaGTGATGAGGCACTATTTATGGCTTTTACAGAAGTGACTCAAGATACTATTACAATTGCATCAGAGAATGAGGAAGAAGGGGAAATTAACTTAGAGGGAGAACTACTATCTGCTTTGAGTGACTtgaaggataaaagaaagaagaccaAAAATCTGATTAAGCAGCTTGGTGAGGCTAATGAAATGATCATTCAGTTGAAGGTGGCAGtggaagaatcaaagaaaatgactGAGGACCTTATGATCAGCCTATCCTCCAAAAATGACAAGTGCATTTTTCTTGAAGAACAGAGTATGTTGCTAGGAGCTGAGTTAGATGAACTAAAGAAGGTAGGAATTGTGTTCACAACACCTCAGACAACCACTTTTGCAAGATCCAATATAGAGATAGCAAACACTCATTTAGAAGTTACTTCATGCCAAGATATGTCTCAATCTAATGACCTTGATGAGATATTGAGTAGTCAGAGGCCAACTCACATCAAATTTGGACTTGGTTTTGAACCTGGAAATTcctcaaaaattcaaaataccaAGGGTAAGGGCATAGCTCAAGTCCCTGTGAAGTTTGTTCAAAAGAAACACTTTGGTACTCAATCCAGAAGAAGAATGAATGTCAAGCCTAGCAAGGAAGTGGATAGAGACATTTTACCAGAGTTACTCAACAGAGGCAGCCTTCTAGAGATAGATATCAGTTCCATGGTTACTGCTATAGTTGTAATGGTTATGGACACAGGATAG
- the LOC122655346 gene encoding uncharacterized protein LOC122655346, with the protein MALFTKNKMMFVDGTLPRPTSLPAVVQTWDRCNFMVLSWLLNVLNRTIADNMIYAEMASSVWTDLEEHFSRSNAPRIFHLKRSIATVQQGTDSLSTYFTRLKVLWGKLASYVAVT; encoded by the coding sequence ATGGCCCTCTTCACCAAGAATAAGATGATGTTCGTCGATGGCACCCTTCCGCGTCCAACTTCTCTGCCTGCTGTAGTTCAGACTTGGGATCGATGCAACTTCATGGTGCTTTCTTGGCTTTTGAACGTGCTCAATCGCACTATTGCCGACAACATGATCTATGCTGAAATGGCTTCTTCTGTCTGGACTGATCTTGAAGAACATTTTTCACGAAGCAATGCGCCTCGTATCTTTCACCTCAAACGTTCCATCGCAACCGTTCAACAGGGAACTGATTCCCTCTCTACCTACTTCACACGGCTGAAGGTTTTATGGGGCAAATTAGCCTCTTATGTGGCTGTTACTTAG